The following DNA comes from Candidatus Abyssobacteria bacterium SURF_5.
CGCAACCGCGGCGATACGGCTTCCATCCGGGCTGATCTTCTGGCGCCAGAGCTGATCATACTCTCCGCTCCAGAGCCTGTGCCCGTCCTCGACGAGCACCCACGACTTGCCCACACGCGCCGGAACGAGCACGGATCCGCCTTCGGGACGAAAGAGCGGTTCCCAGATACAGCCAAACGTCTGCTGCCATGGCCGCCCATCTTTCACTATCGTGTATTCGCAGGTGCCGAGCCGAACCTCGGCCGCCAGATGGCGTCCGTCGGAATTGAAAGCGGGCTCGTACACATTGATAAAGTTTCGATCCCACTGCTTGTCATTGACCGCGATCGTCCACGTGCCGTCCATGAAACCGAAAATGTCCGCTTCTTTCAAAGGAACCGGCTGCACGATGGCCGCAACTTTTTCGCCGCCCGGACTCACGGCGATTCCCCGGCAGGACACATATGAATTGGTCCACGACGCGCCGTTTACGACCACGCTGTACTGCATGTCGCGCTTCGTCTGGGCCGCGATCGTGCCGCCGTCGGCGCTGAAAATCGTGTTCCAGATATACTCGAAGCGTTCCTCCCAGGGCTCGCCCTCGACCGCAACGGTCCACGCATCGTCTGCGCGTACGAGCGCCGTGAGCCTTCCGTCCGGCGAGAACCTGATGTACCATGCCTTCTCGAAAGCCTGCTCCCACGGCTCGCCGTTCACGCATATCGTGTACTGCCCGTCCTCGGTTTTCACCGGCACGGCAATCCGCTCTCCGTCCGGGCTGACGGAAAACTCATGCACCTCGGGAAATCGCTCCCTCATCTCGACGAGATCGGCAATCGCTTTTTCCGAAGTTTCCC
Coding sequences within:
- a CDS encoding WD40 repeat domain-containing protein, with the protein product MNASSVNAKTAEPVVKPAVPGMDSWDWETSEKAIADLVEMRERFPEVHEFSVSPDGERIAVPVKTEDGQYTICVNGEPWEQAFEKAWYIRFSPDGRLTALVRADDAWTVAVEGEPWEERFEYIWNTIFSADGGTIAAQTKRDMQYSVVVNGASWTNSYVSCRGIAVSPGGEKVAAIVQPVPLKEADIFGFMDGTWTIAVNDKQWDRNFINVYEPAFNSDGRHLAAEVRLGTCEYTIVKDGRPWQQTFGCIWEPLFRPEGGSVLVPARVGKSWVLVEDGHRLWSGEYDQLWRQKISPDGSRIAAVAAPIFGKWTIAVDDVAWEKTYSDCVLEPFFSPDSKRVAAIVKEDNRWTIAVNGEPWTETFEMVWNPAFSPDSKIVIAKVERGGRFSIAINGRLWRKNFQMLWEPVFSPDGGKILVRGVEDGKYIRRIVEIVELL